A genomic region of Acidobacteriota bacterium contains the following coding sequences:
- a CDS encoding Bax inhibitor-1 family protein, translating into MEDFTSTYGNSVAEAAPADRAAFIRKTYMLLAAAILAFIAVEGFLFASGAAVVIASVLFSGGAIGWLVVLGLFMGVSFLANRWATSETSTTVQYAGLGIFIIAEAIIFVPLILIATSVSGDASVLLKAGIVTLGLFLGITMTVFITRTDFSFLRPILAIGGFAALGFIVASAIFGFSLGTVFAFVMVAFAGTAILYETSNVLHRFNTKQHVAASLTLFASVALLFWYILSIFSSRD; encoded by the coding sequence TTTATTCGCAAGACATATATGCTCTTGGCAGCGGCGATTCTCGCATTTATTGCTGTCGAGGGATTTCTCTTTGCCAGCGGTGCCGCTGTGGTTATCGCCAGTGTTCTCTTTAGCGGGGGAGCGATCGGATGGCTGGTCGTACTTGGTTTGTTCATGGGTGTTTCGTTCCTCGCTAACCGATGGGCGACTTCCGAAACGTCGACCACCGTCCAATATGCCGGTCTTGGTATTTTTATCATCGCCGAAGCGATCATTTTCGTACCGCTGATCCTGATCGCCACGAGCGTTTCGGGCGACGCTTCTGTGCTGTTGAAGGCCGGTATCGTTACGCTCGGACTGTTCCTCGGTATCACGATGACGGTTTTCATCACTCGGACAGATTTTTCCTTCCTCCGCCCGATCTTGGCGATCGGCGGTTTCGCGGCGTTAGGATTTATCGTTGCGAGTGCGATCTTCGGATTTTCGCTCGGAACGGTGTTCGCGTTCGTCATGGTGGCGTTTGCGGGAACTGCAATTCTGTACGAGACATCGAACGTACTTCACCGTTTCAACACTAAACAGCACGTTGCGGCATCGCTCACATTGTTTGCCAGCGTCGCCTTGCTGTTCTGGTACATCTTGAGCATATTTAGCTCACGAGATTAA
- a CDS encoding redoxin domain-containing protein, whose product MKRYLVIAALVAAFVLSAFSQGTPTATPSKLKVGDMAPDFTLTDTAGTKVKLSDFRGKNNVVLAFYVFAFTGG is encoded by the coding sequence ATGAAACGATATCTTGTTATCGCGGCCCTGGTAGCCGCATTTGTACTTTCGGCCTTTAGCCAGGGTACGCCGACTGCAACCCCTTCTAAACTAAAGGTCGGCGATATGGCCCCTGACTTTACTCTGACCGATACGGCCGGAACAAAGGTAAAGCTCAGCGATTTTCGCGGTAAGAACAATGTAGTGCTTGCCTTCTACGTTTTTGCATTCACAGGCGGCTGA
- a CDS encoding redoxin domain-containing protein codes for MANFEAVATKVFGISMDSRFSNKAFAEKIGVTSFQLLSDWDRTVTKQYGLYNEEKGFGSRGTFVVDKEGKIRQIVLDNLAIDPTGTLEACSLLEKKLVVEPPKP; via the coding sequence ATAGCCAACTTCGAGGCGGTCGCAACCAAGGTTTTCGGGATCAGTATGGACTCCCGTTTTTCAAACAAAGCATTTGCCGAAAAGATCGGCGTTACGTCGTTTCAATTACTGAGCGATTGGGACCGAACGGTGACAAAACAATACGGGCTTTACAACGAAGAGAAAGGTTTCGGCAGCAGGGGAACCTTTGTCGTGGACAAGGAAGGCAAGATCAGACAGATCGTCCTTGATAACCTGGCCATCGATCCGACCGGCACGCTCGAGGCCTGCAGCCTTTTGGAAAAGAAACTCGTCGTTGAACCGCCAAAGCCTTAA
- the xseB gene encoding exodeoxyribonuclease VII small subunit: protein MEKTFEQSLVELEEIVGKLEDGDMPLEESLALFERGIALSRDCRARLSNAERRIEILMQDSDGNLTANEIEPSSLREE, encoded by the coding sequence ATGGAAAAGACTTTTGAACAATCACTCGTTGAGTTAGAGGAGATCGTCGGAAAGCTCGAGGACGGCGATATGCCGCTCGAGGAAAGCCTTGCGTTATTTGAGCGTGGAATCGCGCTTTCACGCGATTGCCGGGCCCGTTTGAGCAATGCCGAACGGCGTATTGAGATACTGATGCAGGATTCGGACGGCAATCTGACCGCGAACGAGATAGAACCGTCGAGTTTGCGTGAAGAGTAA